The nucleotide sequence AGGCGCTGACCCCCGGCAGTCTGCGGAATGTGCTCGCTGCAATGGTCGAAAGTCATCATGACTGCGCCTCGCGCAATGCCCGCGTGAAGATGACGTTCGCACTGCTGGTGAAGCGTCCGGCGCTAGTCACGCCGGCACTCTACGGATGGAAGTCGTATCCCGTCACGCTGGAGGCCAGTCTGCACGAGGGCAGGTTCACGCTGCAGGCCAGTGTCACGGTTGGCTATTCCTCCACCTGTCCCTGCTCGGCGGCCCTGTCGCGTCAGCTGATCGAGCAGGCATTCCTGGAGGCTCACCGCCATGATGCAACGCTGACCCCAGAGCAGGTCGCCGAGTGGCTCACCCACCATGCCACCCTGGCCACGCCCCACAGCCAGCGCAGTGAAGCGATTGTCCGGGTCACCCTCAAGCCTGAGGCCGAGGATCTGGGACTGATCGCGCTGATCGATGCCATCGAGCAGGCCGTGGCGACGCCTGTCCAGACGGCCGTGAAACGCGCCGATGAGCAGGCGTTTGCCGCGCTCAATGGTCAGAATCTGATGTTCGTCGAGGACGCCGCGCGCCGCTTGATCAATGGCCTGGCGGTCTCACAGGGTGAGGCGCATGTCCATGTGCGGCATATCGAGAGCCTTCACCCCCATGATGCCGTGGCTTGGGGAGGCGGTGCGTAAGAAGCCCCCCTGCGCCATGGTGAGTGCCAGCTCATGGCCCCGCTGAAGAGACATCGAGGTTGATGTCCTGATCTGTCCAGGCCCTGCCGGCGATGCCGGTGGGGCCTTCGCGTCTGGAGCACCGCCATCAGGCATCATGTGGTTTGCAAAACAGGCCAGATGTTATGGTGTAGAGCGATATATTGCGTATTTGTCTAGACAAAGGTCTATTTCTGCGCCAATTGGATTGACCCTTGAGTCGGAAGGCGTCTAAGTTCTGCTCTATCTGGTATGGTTTGCAGTCCACTTGAGGAAGGCGGCTCTTGCGCGTGAAGCGCTCGAAGCTCCGTCGCCAGCACACGCTCACCGTCCTCAAGCGTCATGCCAGACGCGATACGTCCATACCCATAATCAGAACAATCAAAGGGATTCGACAATGAAGCGAGTCATGCTTGCCGCCACGCTGTTAGCCGCCGCCTTGGGTACCACGACCGCGCATGCCGAGAAGATCGTGTTTGCCATCGGGGGAAGTCCCAACAGTCTGCAGGGCCAGACCGCGCAGTACTTCGCCGATAGCCTGCAAGCCCGGCTCGGCGATGAGCATCAGGTCGAGTACTACCACAGTGGGCAGCTGGGGGATGAGCGCCAGCTGATCCAGAAGCTGCGCCTGGGTACGGTCGACCTGGCCGCGATTTCCTCGGTGATGTCGTCCGTGTCACCAAGCTTCGCCCTGTTCGACATGCCGTTCATGGTCAAGGACCGCGAGCACCTCAAGCGCATCGATGACGAGATCGTGATGACGGATCTGGCCGAGGATGCCAAGTCCAAGGGCCTCAAGCTGGTCTCCACCTGGAAGAACGGCTTCCGTCAGATCACCAACAACGAGCATCCGATCGTTGCGCCAGAAGACCTAGACGGGCTGAAGCTGCGTACCCCACAGAGCGAATGGCGGACCGGCATGTTCAACGCCTGGGGCGCCAACCCGACACCGATGGCCTTCTCGGAAGTCTTCGTGGCGCTGCAGACCGGGGTCGTCGATGGTCAGGAGAACCCGTTGTCCAACATCGATGGCGCCAAGTTCCAGGAGGTGCAGAAGTACCTGTCACTCTCCAATCATGTCTATTCGCCCATCTGGTTGACCAGCAGTCAGGCCGGCTGGAAGAAGATGCCCGAGGACGTGAAGGCAGCGATTGCCGAAGTCTCCGCCGAGACCCAGAGCTGGGCCTTCGCCAAGGGTGCGGAGCTTGATGACAAGCTGCTGGCAAGCCTCAAGGCGGGTGGCATGGCCGTCAACGAGGTGGACCGGGATGCCTTCGTCACTGCAAGTGCGCCGGTCTATCAGGCGTTCTCCGACAAGGTCGATGGCGGCCAGGCGCTGGTTGACCGGGCCATGGCACTGGCCAAGGAGTAAGTCATGAGCTCGCATTCCCATGCGGCCAAGGCAACCTTCCCCACCGAGAGTGGGGAAGGACTGACGCCCAAGGCTGACTTGACAGTGCTGGACAGAATCAACCGTGTGGTAGAACGCTGCCTTGAGGTATTTACCGTCAGCCTGCTGTTGTCGCTGACGGTGATCGTGCTGGCGGCAGTGGCCTTGCGTACCTTCGGTGGCTCCTTGCCGTGGTATGACGAGGTCGCCTCGATCAATCTGGCATGGCTCAGCTTCTATGGCGCTTGTCTCGCGGCCTTGAAGCGTTCGCACATGGGCTTTCCCGGCTTGATCACCAAGGCGCCCATCGCACTGCGCAGTACGCTGTTCATTACCTCTGAGCTAATCGTGATCGGATTCTTTGCCGTGGTGGGCTGGTTTGGGTATCAGGTGCTGGACGTGCTGGCCTGGGATGCCTTGATCGCCTTGCCGAGCATCGGCCTGGATGTCACCCAGTCGGTGATCCCGCTCAGTGCGGCACTCTTCATCGTGTGTGAGCTGCTGAGCCTGCCCCACGCATGGCGCAAGATGTGTGAAGGGGTCAACAGCGAAGAGGAAGAGATCGCGGAAGCCATCCGCCTGGCCGAGGAAGACCTCAAGGAGCACCGTTCATGACGCTACTGATCATTATCGCGGCCCTGTTCGCACTGGTGCTGATCAACGTGCCCATCGCGGTTGCCATCGGCACGGTGGGGGTCGTGGGGGTGGTGATCTTCATGGGCGTGGACGCGCTGGTGAACGTGCCGCTGACGCTCTTCAATGGCGCGACCAAGTTTCCGCTGATCGCGATTCCGCTGTTCATCCTCGCCGGTGCGCTGATGAACACGTCAGGCATCTCCATGCGGCTGATCAATCTCGTCACGGCGATGGTGGGGTTCGTGCGCGGTGGCCTGGCCATGGTCAATGTCGGGGTGTCACTGTTCTTTGCCGAGATTTCCGGCTCGGCTGTCGCGGACGTGGCAGCCACGGGGTCGGTGTTGATTCCCGAGATGAAGAAGCGCAAGTACACGCCAGAGTTCTCGGCGGCCATCACGTCATCCTCCGCGTCATTGGCGATCATCATTCCGCCGTCGCTGTCGATGATCCTGTATGGCGCCATCGCGGATACCTCCATCGTCAAACTGTTCGTGGCAGGGATCATTCCGGGCCTGTTGGGGGGATTCGGCCTGGCAGTGCTCTGCTACTACTATGCCCGCAAGTACGACATGCCGCGTGAGGCTGCCTTCTCGCTGTCGGCGCTTGGCAAGGCATTCCGGGAAGCCTTCTGGGCGCTGACGTTGCCGGTCATCATCCTGGGCGGAATCTTCGGCGGCTTCGTGACCGCCACGGAAGGAGCGGGCATCGCTGTGCTGGCGGCGCTGGTCATCGGGGGGCTGGTCTATCGCGAGTTGAATCTGCAGGTGCTGTATCGGGCGGTGATCGATGGCGTGATCCAGACTTCCGTCGTCATGCTGCTGGTCGCGACTTCAGCCGTCCTGGGGCTGTTCCTGACCGAGATGCAGCTGCCGCAGCAACTGGCGCAGGAAATCACCTCACTGACCACGGACCCGGTGGCGGTGCTGGCGTTGCTCAATATCCTGCTGCTGTTGCTGGGGATGTTCCTGCATGGTGCAGCGGCCATCATCCTGGTCGTGCCGATCGTGATGCCGCTGATCCAGCAGATCGGGATCGACCCGATCCACTTCGGCCTGATCCTGACGCTCAACCTCGCCATCGGTCAGCAGACACCCCCCGTCGCCTCGGTGCTGGCGACCTCCTGCTCGATTGCCAGAACGGACATGTGGGAAACCACCAAGGTCAATCTGCCGATGATCTTCGTGCTCTTCCTGGTGCTGATGCTGGTCACCTACGTGCCGGCGATTCCCATGAGCCTTGTCGAGCACTTCTATGGGTGAGTGTTTGATTGATAGGTAGAGAGGTAGGTAGATAAGTAGGGCAGTGATGGAGACTGCTCACCAGACACGCCAAGGCCGCCCTTTGAGGCGGCCTTGGCGTGTCTGAAGCCAGCAAGCGACCCCCGAGGTGCATGCCCCTCAGGCAATCCACGCTGCATCAGGCGGGGGATTTCACTTTTCCGGTCCAGCAACCGGCACGCCTTGTGCTATCTGGCGGGGGCCGGACACATGCTGTTCGGCACGGAGAATCCAGGTGACACCTCCAGGCATCAGCAGCATGCCCAATACTTCGTTGGTCAGGGGCCATTGCCATGCCAGCAGGTATCCGTAGAGCAACACACAGCAGGTCTCGAAGACGGTCATCTGCCCACCCACGGAGACCGGCAACCGCTGGGCGGAGGAGTTTCACAAGGCATTGGCAATCCACGAACCGCCCACCGACATGAAGACGACTGCGGAACCGAAAGCCCACCAGCGCTCTGATGACAGCACCAGCGGCAGTATTCGCGGCTGCAAGACGGCGACGCCTGCGCGCGGCAGCACCCTGACACCGTCAGCGTGCTGGCAATGCATGCCGCCATTCAGCGAGGCGCCGGTACCGGTCTGGCCTGGGATTTCATGGCGGGAGACGCCATCGCAAAGGGCGAGCTGGTGCGCGCCACAGACCATCGCGAGATCATTGGCCTGGCTGAGCATCTTGTCCACGGCCCTCA is from Cobetia marina and encodes:
- the folE2 gene encoding GTP cyclohydrolase FolE2, with amino-acid sequence MTAILPDVSLTERSRSLSPLQWVGMQGIDLPVLIEEGDYRRELHARVDAQVDLPMPHTKGIHMSRLYRLLDGLAEGKALTPGSLRNVLAAMVESHHDCASRNARVKMTFALLVKRPALVTPALYGWKSYPVTLEASLHEGRFTLQASVTVGYSSTCPCSAALSRQLIEQAFLEAHRHDATLTPEQVAEWLTHHATLATPHSQRSEAIVRVTLKPEAEDLGLIALIDAIEQAVATPVQTAVKRADEQAFAALNGQNLMFVEDAARRLINGLAVSQGEAHVHVRHIESLHPHDAVAWGGGA
- a CDS encoding TRAP transporter substrate-binding protein, which gives rise to MKRVMLAATLLAAALGTTTAHAEKIVFAIGGSPNSLQGQTAQYFADSLQARLGDEHQVEYYHSGQLGDERQLIQKLRLGTVDLAAISSVMSSVSPSFALFDMPFMVKDREHLKRIDDEIVMTDLAEDAKSKGLKLVSTWKNGFRQITNNEHPIVAPEDLDGLKLRTPQSEWRTGMFNAWGANPTPMAFSEVFVALQTGVVDGQENPLSNIDGAKFQEVQKYLSLSNHVYSPIWLTSSQAGWKKMPEDVKAAIAEVSAETQSWAFAKGAELDDKLLASLKAGGMAVNEVDRDAFVTASAPVYQAFSDKVDGGQALVDRAMALAKE
- a CDS encoding TRAP transporter small permease, producing the protein MSSHSHAAKATFPTESGEGLTPKADLTVLDRINRVVERCLEVFTVSLLLSLTVIVLAAVALRTFGGSLPWYDEVASINLAWLSFYGACLAALKRSHMGFPGLITKAPIALRSTLFITSELIVIGFFAVVGWFGYQVLDVLAWDALIALPSIGLDVTQSVIPLSAALFIVCELLSLPHAWRKMCEGVNSEEEEIAEAIRLAEEDLKEHRS
- a CDS encoding TRAP transporter large permease, which codes for MTLLIIIAALFALVLINVPIAVAIGTVGVVGVVIFMGVDALVNVPLTLFNGATKFPLIAIPLFILAGALMNTSGISMRLINLVTAMVGFVRGGLAMVNVGVSLFFAEISGSAVADVAATGSVLIPEMKKRKYTPEFSAAITSSSASLAIIIPPSLSMILYGAIADTSIVKLFVAGIIPGLLGGFGLAVLCYYYARKYDMPREAAFSLSALGKAFREAFWALTLPVIILGGIFGGFVTATEGAGIAVLAALVIGGLVYRELNLQVLYRAVIDGVIQTSVVMLLVATSAVLGLFLTEMQLPQQLAQEITSLTTDPVAVLALLNILLLLLGMFLHGAAAIILVVPIVMPLIQQIGIDPIHFGLILTLNLAIGQQTPPVASVLATSCSIARTDMWETTKVNLPMIFVLFLVLMLVTYVPAIPMSLVEHFYG